caaatattattaaataatatgttTTAGCTACtaaatataaattataatatAGTATAAGTTCCTGAAATAATGTATGTCAATTCTATTTAGTTAACTCgataaaagaagaaattacgtCATATTTAAATCACCAAATGCCATATTTATAACTTTTTCATATGTGCTGAATAAATCGCTAGAGAGAAGCACAAGGTGTTGATGTATATTCTCTGTTATTCACAATAATATTTCAACTCTTATATAACCTTTACGCTTCtctaagaaaataatttaaaaaagcAAGCTCGAATATTGCAAGCCTATAAGAGAAATTATTGAGTTTGATGACAATTCAAGCTTATCAAACCCATGATGGTTATAAAAGAGTCCTAATTGAAGTAGGGTTCCATTAAAAGATTGATTAatattcatttttttcttctaaGGTTTTACTTTAGCATGAAGATGGAGAGTAGTGGCAGAAAGCCGGGAGCCAGAAATCCAATTCCTTGTGATTTTTGGATTTGCCTCCAACTTACCGCAGTTGTGCAATTATCTGTTTTCTTAGATTAATTAGTAGAATATATTTGAGGTAAAGAAATTAATTTATAGAAGATTGTAACAATAATATCTTCATCTACTCTAAAATTAGGTACTCGAACTAGATGTATTACATTAAGTGTCTTATCATAagaatttttaaaatatgatGTTTAATTAATGAGTATGGTTATGCTGAAAAATTGGAGAAATGATACTTAATCATATCTATTAGAATGAGTTTATATTTTTCACACATAATATTATATGATTGAAGAGTAAAAAGGCCATTTTTTTACTTTGGTTcaactcatttttttttttttgcatcccACTTTTGTTTTCGGGGTAAATGCATTGAGAAAGAAGCATGAAAATTTACCTTAAATAATTTGGATATTAGCTCAAATAATATGATTGtgtgtttttcttcaaaatcaatatGTATATAACAAACTATTTGATTCTACCTTAaccaaattttttttatttttataaataatgtTTTCGAtgtaataaattatttattttttcttctttgtggTCATGATTAATATATTAGTTTTTTTTCtaaatatattcatatttattattatcaGTGTTGGTAACTTACCTCAGTAAAGCTTTCGTTGCCTTCAACTTACTCATAATCTAGTGTGGCAATATAAATAAATGTCATATCTATTTTTcgttttttagtttttctttatgTCCTCTTTGACAACTCTTGAAACCAATAgtcaaataaaaattaattttatttttttttaattgatatTTCTAGCTTTTCTCTTTTCAATAAATGATTATCAATTTACTCTTTGAAATTTTGATTATAATACAAAGGATAAAGAATACGAAAATTGTTGTGGAGTTTCCTCCTAGGAAAACAAAActttccttatatatatatatatatatatatatatatatatatatatatatatatatatatatatatatatatatattatttttcttcagTACATGAGAACAACACCAGAGTATGAGAATAATGACATTCACGGCATCTTCCCCTGTTTAAGTCTTTCAGAAAGGCAGTGCTGTCGTGCTGATGCTTCTCAAAGTCCATGGTTGCAACTTGCAAGTATATAAACAAGAAAAGCGGCTCAagaagacaaaaggagacaatatcagtaccaccacagagatcataggaaaaataACAACATGAAAACCAGAAGATatatgcaaagcaaaagcgatagccaGTAAGTAGACCCGGCACTATGAGCATCTTCCCCTGTTTAAGTCTTTCAGAAAGGCGGTACTGATGCTTCTCAATGTCCATGGTTGCAAGtatataaacaacaaaagaaagcaaaatatGTTAAAGCACAGGTTGTTCTGCAGTCATATATGAGACAAGTATTAAAAATCTCTAACGTATATTAATGAGTCACCAGAGGCTGTAAGGAATCAACAATGGTATACTTATTCACGCTAACACGTCTGCTACTGTAATAGGACATAATGAAAGCCAAAAAAAgaaatatatgtatgtgtgtcTATATACAAACAAGCGAAGAAACAATGGTTAGAAGTGAAACTAATCTCAATGAACAAGGAACATACAACAGGTTTTACAGAACTGCCCTAACACCACCTTTATCATCCTCAGGAATCAATACATCAAAATCACTTACAGTCCATTCAGCAGTAGCCCCTTGGCTGCTGACATATATTTCTGTACCAACATTAAGTGAAGACCACACACGCTTTGCCGGTTTGGTTCCTGGATCCTGTGTACGTAAGATTAGAAGGTATCAGTCGCCTGTCTGTATATCTAAAATAGATTATCTACAAACTGCACCAGTGATATATCTGCCATTAATCTATACATATACTCAGGGACGGAGCTAGAGTACCGAGAGCAGGTAACTTAAAGCGATTAAAATTTCGAACCCATAAACTtgaaatcctggctccgcctctgCATATACTCCACGGACACCTTCTCTGTGCATTCATGTGCAGCTAGGGGAGTTGCAGGACTAATTCAATTTCCAAAGCTATAAGTCCTAGACTAGAAAGGAAATTTGCTTGGTGTTAAGTCAACTCTACTAGATGCAGTTGCCCAGGAATCCAATGCACCAACTCCTGGACCATTTTAAGCAAAACTGACTTCCCCATAAAGGTAAGCAAACACGAAACTAGAGGCAGGGTTGACTAATTAGCTCACAAGTACTAAACTAAGAAAATACTAAATCTTAAACAAATTTTAAATCTGAATCAACATACTTTCTTGTTATCAAGCAATACATCTGTCACACGGCCTTGTAGTTTTCTCACTACATAGACTGAGATACTAAAAAGGAAGTAAGCTAACAGGTTTCTGAAAAATTAAGGTACAGTAGAACCGTGTTGATCATGGAAAACCTTTATGCTTGCATCTTAGATTCCTAGTTTCCCCCCGAGTCAAATTCAAAGTAGAAATTTGTTGGAGcccaaaataataggaaaatgaGCAACACAATCAATTGATTCCAGAGCACCTATGTGAAAGCATTGGACTCGGCAACAACaccataaagaaaagaaaaggaaaaagaacacCCCTTTCCACAAAATCCACAAACcagattatgcaataattaagaTTACCTGGTAAAAGTATAACCGATTAGATAAAGCTCCTACATCAAGCTCCCAACTCCTAGCATCCCCAATCCACCCCTCCCCTTTTTTTGAAGGATAACCGTACACAGCCCACTCAGGATGTGGCAGTATTTGCATCAATTCTTGAGCTTGAGGATTGCTGTACGGGTCACATATATCATATGGTTTCTCTAAATAATTTGCATTTCCAGGAGCACAATAGAGATGATAAGCAGAGTAAGGGAACCGAGAAGTATCATTTCTGTATATTATCTCCCCATTAGGGCTAACGTGGTAGGGTGGACAGGACACAAGGTTATCAGGACGACACCAACTCGAGGTTGCTGGATTGATAATCATCTCACTGTATCTCGTCACATCTGTTAAAACATCTCCATCACATGGATCTCCATTATTTTTCCAACAGCTTCCAATGTCGAGAAGATAAAACTGGCTATTGGAGCCTCCTCCTTGTCTAACTTCAAGTGTCAACTTTACCTTGAAGTTGGGTGACTCCGGAAGCTGCAagggaaaaagaacaaaaagaatttTCTAAAATATGAACTTACAGCTTTTTTCCTTTCTGAAAGTGAGAAAAAACCACAGCATGAGACTGATACCCAGTCTTTAAGAGTCATCCCGTGATGATGAAACAAAATCACTATATACACTTAGTGCGCAAGTTTTATACCAGTAAAATCCTACATTTAttcatcaaagaaaaagaaaacgaaaCAATGTGACTATACTCTTATCCGAGAAGTAAATAGGAACAACCAAGAAAAACAGGTAAGAAAGGATGTAGCTCTTAATCTCGAGGGTGAACAACAAGAATTTTCAGTTGCTTTATTTAGTAAAATTAGCACGTCCGTTTTTTTAATGAATAAATTAGCACGTCTAACGATCAAGAACATTCATAGGGAACAAGTTGTACTCACAAACCTTTCTCATGATTCCACGGCCGCTATAGTGATATCCTCCATTAAATCCTTCTGCTGCATCTGATCTAAGATACAACATAAGCCATGGATATTTGAATGATGTCGTCAATTTGTTTGAGACAATCCAACTACCTGTGCTTAAATTCTTTTGCCATGAAACTGAGAAAAAAGATTTTCCATCTACACCGGCAGTTAAATTGGCGTCAAGGTCATATGTTCCATAGAAACCTCCGATCAAAGATGCATGATTCCCGTAGACTGTCCTTGAGTAGTTATGGTAGACAAGTGGCTGATTCATGCAGCCCTCACCAAAACATGGAAAATTTCTACCAGTCACTATCTTAGAAACTTTC
This DNA window, taken from Nicotiana tabacum cultivar K326 chromosome 4, ASM71507v2, whole genome shotgun sequence, encodes the following:
- the LOC107832255 gene encoding uncharacterized protein LOC107832255 isoform X2, with protein sequence MGYFYSTLLFTLLLLICDAAAASLTIQDSYVSAIGDPGMRNPNARFALEAWNFCNEVGNEAPLMGSPRLADCADLHCSPSLTDIPGGPLLRKRSTCKVHHKVTEVDNRLGVGDKFPDGNYKVYKNPDHYAAEKERYLGSLCEGHDFAEPWYYWMIMLKNGNFDKNTTLCPENGRKVSKIVTGRNFPCFGEGCMNQPLVYHNYSRTVYGNHASLIGGFYGTYDLDANLTAGVDGKSFFSVSWQKNLSTGSWIVSNKLTTSFKYPWLMLYLRSDAAEGFNGGYHYSGRGIMRKLPESPNFKVKLTLEVRQGGGSNSQFYLLDIGSCWKNNGDPCDGDVLTDVTRYSEMIINPATSSWCRPDNLVSCPPYHVSPNGEIIYRNDTSRFPYSAYHLYCAPGNANYLEKPYDICDPYSNPQAQELMQILPHPEWAVYGYPSKKGEGWIGDARSWELDVGALSNRLYFYQDPGTKPAKRVWSSLNVGTEIYVSSQGATAEWTVSDFDVLIPEDDKGGVRAVL
- the LOC107832255 gene encoding uncharacterized protein LOC107832255 isoform X1; this encodes MGYFYSTLLFTLLLLICDAAAASLTIQDSYVSAIGDPGMRNPNARFALEAWNFCNEVGNEAPLMGSPRLADCADLHCSPSLTGDQDIPGGPLLRKRSTCKVHHKVTEVDNRLGVGDKFPDGNYKVYKNPDHYAAEKERYLGSLCEGHDFAEPWYYWMIMLKNGNFDKNTTLCPENGRKVSKIVTGRNFPCFGEGCMNQPLVYHNYSRTVYGNHASLIGGFYGTYDLDANLTAGVDGKSFFSVSWQKNLSTGSWIVSNKLTTSFKYPWLMLYLRSDAAEGFNGGYHYSGRGIMRKLPESPNFKVKLTLEVRQGGGSNSQFYLLDIGSCWKNNGDPCDGDVLTDVTRYSEMIINPATSSWCRPDNLVSCPPYHVSPNGEIIYRNDTSRFPYSAYHLYCAPGNANYLEKPYDICDPYSNPQAQELMQILPHPEWAVYGYPSKKGEGWIGDARSWELDVGALSNRLYFYQDPGTKPAKRVWSSLNVGTEIYVSSQGATAEWTVSDFDVLIPEDDKGGVRAVL